The following proteins come from a genomic window of Sorghum bicolor cultivar BTx623 chromosome 3, Sorghum_bicolor_NCBIv3, whole genome shotgun sequence:
- the LOC8055260 gene encoding probable auxin efflux carrier component 9, translating to MIPGSAVYHVVEAMAPLYTAAVLGYASVRWLKAFSDEQCAGINHFVALYAVPVLIFHMVSTNDPYHMNERLIAADTLQKAVMLLALTAWAFWSHFRRRRDGKASSASAASPIKWVVTNFSVASLPNTIIMGVPLLDGMYGSVSGGLMKQIVVMQFCIWYNVVIFLYEFMAARDGTAKISPATVPPAAAAAENRDRVIIDENGGSSIHEHDHRSHHQVVVNIEITEVAAAAVASTPTAPVDGAAAAKELMSADDAGDGDADANNNKAAVDVVPPPTPVQPQVPSVMHVVWMATKKLLQIPNTYASFLGLIWSLMAFKIGFSMPKIVGDSLFIIYTTAVGLSMFASGTFIARQSRFVPCGYTIASLSMVLKFLIGPIIMLLASLAVGMHGTLLHIAVVQAALPLAVTSFVYAEEYKVHADIMSTGVILGIFISLPVTIVYYILLGL from the exons ATGATCCCGGGATCCGCGGTGTACCACGTCGTGGAGGCGATGGCGCCGCTGTACACGGCGGCGGTGCTGGGCTACGCGTCGGTGCGGTGGCTCAAGGCCTTCTCCGACGAGCAGTGCGCGGGGATCAACCACTTCGTGGCGCTCTACGCCGTCCCCGTGCTCATCTTCCACATGGTCTCCACCAACGACCCCTACCACatgaacgagcgcctcatcgcCGCCGACACGCTGCAGAAGGCCGTCATGCTGCTGGCGCTCACGGCCTGGGCCTTCTGGTCCCACTTCCGCAGGCGGCGTGACGGCaaggcgtcgtcggcgtcggcggcgtcgCCGATCAAGTGGGTGGTGACCAACTTCTCGGTGGCGTCGCTGCCCAACACCATCATCATGGGCGTGCCGCTCCTGGACGGCATGTACGGGTCCGTCTCCGGCGGGCTCATGAAGCAGATCGTCGTCATGCAGTTCTGCATCTGGTACAACGTCGTCATCTTCCTCTACGAGTTCATGGCGGCGCGGGACGGCACCGCCAAGATCAGCCCCGCCACcgtgccgccggcggcggcggcggccgagaATCGCGACCGTGTCATCATCGACGAAAACGGCGGAAGCAGTATTCATGAACATGACCACCGTAGCCATCACCAGGTGGTCGTCAACATTGAGATCAcggaggtggcggcggcggcagttgCGTCGACGCCCACTGCACCAGTCGACGGCGCGGCGGCCGCGAAGGAGCTGATGAGCGCAGACGACGCTGGAGATGGAGATGCAGATGCTAACAATAACAAGGCGGCCGTGGATGTCGTCCCGCCGCCAACGCCGGTCCAGCCGCAGGTGCCGTCGGTGATGCACGTCGTGTGGATGGCCACGAAGAAGCTTCTCCAGATTCCGAATACCTATGCCAGTTTCCTTGGCCTCATCTGGTCTCTCATGGCATTCAA GATTGGATTCTCAATGCCAAAAATTGTTGGTGACTCTCTGTTCATCATCTACACAACCGCAGTTGGGCTGAGCATGTTCGCTTCAG GGACGTTCATAGCGCGGCAGTCGCGGTTCGTGCCATGCGGCTACACCATCGCGTCGCTCTCCATGGTCCTCAAGTTCCTGATTGGCCCGATCATCATGCTGCTCGCCTCGCTGGCCGTTGGAATGCACGGCACCCTTCTGCACATTGCTGTTGTACAG GCGGCTCTCCCCCTGGCCGTGACCTCATTCGTGTATGCGGAGGAGTACAAGGTCCACGCCGACATCATGAGCACTGG GGTTATTCTCGGGATATTTATCTCGCTGCCCGTCACAATTGTGTACTACATACTGCTCGGCCTTTGA
- the LOC110434197 gene encoding probable sugar phosphate/phosphate translocator At2g25520 produces MGKEGASAGGGGGDGGMSESVIRKVLISYMYVAVWIFLSFSVIVYNKYILDPKMYNWPFPISLTMVHMAFCSSLAVALVRVLRVVDLPSSPAMTSQLYVSSVVPIGALYSLSLWFSNSAYIYLSVSFIQMLKALMPVAVYSIGVLFKKETFKSSAMLNMLSISFGVAIAAYGEARFDARGVALQLAAVAFEATRLVLIQILLTSKGISLNPITSLYYVAPCCLAFLVVPWVFVELPKLREVGSFQPDLFVFGTNSLCAFALNLAVFLLVGKTSALTMNVAGVVKDWLLIAFSWSVIRDTVTPINLFGYGIAFLGVGYYNHVKLQALKAKEAQKKAAQADEEAGSLLQERDSHGDRKTDTQA; encoded by the coding sequence ATGGGCAAGGAAGGGGccagcgccggcggcggcggcggcgacggcggcatgTCGGAGTCGGTGATCCGCAAGGTCCTGATCTCGTACATGTACGTGGCGGTGTGGATCTTCCTCTCCTTCTCCGTGATCGTCTACAACAAGTACATCCTCGACCCCAAGATGTACAACTGGCCCTTCCCCATCTCCCTCACCATGGTGCACATGGCCTTCTGCTCCTCCCTCGCCGTCGCGCTCGTCCGcgtcctccgcgtcgtcgacctCCCGTCCTCCCCCGCCATGACGTCGCAGCTCTACGTCTCATCCGTCGTCCCCATCGGCGCGCTCTACTCGCTCTCGCTCTGGTTCTCCAACTCCGCCTACATCTACCTCTCCGTCTCCTTCATCCAGATGCTCAAGGCGCTCATGCCCGTCGCCGTCTACTCCATCGGGGTGCTCTTCAAGAAGGAGACCTTCAAGTCCTCCGCCATGCTCAACATGCTCTCCATCTCCTTcggcgtcgccattgccgcctaCGGCGAGGCCCGCTTCGACGCCCGTGGCGTTGCCCTGCAGCTCGCCGCCGTCGCCTTCGAGGCCACGCGCCTCGTCCTCATCCAGATCCTCCTCACCTCCAAGGGCATCTCCCTCAACCCCATCACCTCGCTCTACTACGTCGCGCCCTGCTGCCTCGCCTTCCTCGTCGTGCCCTGGGTCTTCGTCGAGTTGCCCAAACTGCGCGAAGTCGGCAGCTTCCAGCCGGACCTCTTCGTCTTCGGCACCAACTCGCTCTGCGCCTTCGCGCTCAACCTCGCCGTCTTCCTGCTCGTCGGCAAGACGTCCGCTCTCACAATGAACGTCGCCGGCGTCGTCAAGGACTGGCTGCTCATCGCCTTCTCCTGGTCCGTCATCCGCGACACCGTCACCCCCATCAACCTCTTCGGCTACGGGATCGCCTTCCTCGGGGTGGGCTACTACAACCACGTCAAGCTGCAGGCGCTCAAGGCCAAGGAGGCACAGAAGAAGGCGGCGCAGGCCGACGAGGAGGCCGGCTCGCTGCTGCAGGAGCGCGACTCGCACGGCGACCGCAAGACTGACACCCAGGCCTAG